TGGTTAGCTTCAGGTGGGACAGTTCCTGATACCGATATTTCAATTATTCCAGTTCCCCCAGCCCAAATGGTTGCTAATATGAAAGTCGGGAATATGGAAGGCTTCTGTGTCGGTGAACCTTGGAACGCCCAATTAGTGAATCAAAAAGCCGGATATACGGCTTTAATAACCGGAGAATTGTGGAAAGATCACCCCGAAAAAGCCTTTAGTATGCGAGCAGATTGGGTGGATAAAAACCCGAAAGCAGCAAAAGCATTAACAATGGCGGTATTAGAAGCGCAACAATGGTGTGATCAACCCGAAAATGTTGAGGAAATGTGTCAAATTGTTTCCCAAGATAAATGGTTTAAAGTCCCCTTTAAAGATATTATTGAGCGATCTAAAGGAAATATTGATTTTGGGGATGGGCGGGTTATTCAAGCGAGTCCTGTTGCGATGAAATTCTGGAGAGATAACGCCTCTTATCCCTATAAGAGTCATGATATGTGGTTCTTAACCGAAGATATTCGTTGGGGATATTTACCGCCTGATGTAGATATTAAAGCCACCGTTGATAAAGTCAACCGCGAAGATTTATGGAGGGAAGCAGCCAAATCTTTAAGTGTTCCCGCCGACCAAATTCCAGCGACTACTTCTCGCGGTGTGGAAACCTTCTTTGATGGCGTACAATTTAACCCCGATGATCCTCAAGCTTACCTCAATAGTTTAGCCATCAAAAAAATATAATTCCCTCTGTTTGATCCCCCCTAACCCCCCTTACCAAGGGGGGAACCAGAAAATCAAAGCTCTACTTTTTTAAGAGGGAACTGGACTATTAAAGTCACCCTTTTTAAGGGGGATTTAGGGGGATCAAACCTAGGAATATATCGCTAAAAACCCGATTTCAATTCACTCATCTCTAACACTTATGACGACTAGCATTAAAGCTCGTTCTAGCAGTAAAAATCCTCTGAGTTTTATCTTTGATTGGTTTAATAAAAACCGCAATCAAATCATTCGTCCGTTAATTGCCATCTTTATTTTTCTAGCCATTTGGCAACTGTTATGTTCAGGAGAAAACCCTAATTTACCTTCTCCAATTACCACCGTTAAGGAATCTTGGGAATTAATTGTTAATCCATTTTTCGATAATGGGGGCATGGATAAAGGGCTATTTTGGCAAGTTCTAGCCAGTTTACAACGGGTTGCCATTGGATTTACCTTATCCGCTATTGTTGGAATTGCATTAGGGATTTTAATCGGAACAAATGCCTTTATGTATGATGCCTTAGATCCCCTATTTCAAATCTTAAGAACTATTCCCCCCCTGGCTTGGTTGCCCATCGCCTTAGCCGCTTTACAACAATCTAATCCTGCTGCCATTTTCGTCATTTTTATTACCGCAATTTGGCCGATTATTATTAATACTACCGTTGGAGTTCAACAAATTCCTCAAGATTACAAAAACGTTGCTAGAGTCTTACGTTTACCCCGAAGTAAATATTTCTTTAAAGTGTTATTTCCCTCCGCAGTTCCTTATATTTTCACTGGGTTAAGAATTGGTATCGGTTTATCTTGGTTAGCCATTATTGCGGCGGAAATGTTAGTCGGAGGAGTTGGCATTGGATTCTTTATTTGGGATGCCTATAATAGCTCTCGAATGAGTGCGATTATTGTGGCTTTAATTTATGTCGGGGTTGTGGGTTTAATCCTCGATCGCGCCATTGGTTTTATTGCTTCTAAAGTTGTTCCCGCCGACCAGAAATAAATCACTAATTTCAACCCTTAACCGTTAACCCTTCTCACCTCTAATTATGTCTGTATTTGTAGAAATTGATCACGTTCATCGCATTTTTAATCTCCCCAATGGAGAACAATATATCGCGCTGAAAAATATTGAACTCAAAATTAAAAAAGGTGAATTTATCACCTTAATTGGTCACTCTGGCTGTGGAAAATCGACCCTTTTAAATATTATTGCGGGGTTAGATCAAGCCACAGAAGGCGGGATTATTTTAGCAGGGCGAGAAGTCCGCGAACCGGGGCCAGATCGGATGGTTGTGTTTCAAAATTATTCCTTATTACCTTGGTTAACGGTACGCGAAAATATTGCACTAGCCGTTGATGAAGTCTATCGCAAACTGCCTAAAACCGAACGTCAAGATATTATTGAAAAACACATTAAATTAGTCGGTTTAAGACAGGCGGCAGATAAATTACCGGGAGAAATTTCGGGGGGGATGAAACAACGAGTTGCGATCGCTCGCGCCTTAGCTATTAAGCCCCAATTATTACTTTTAGATGAACCCTTTGGGGCGTTAGATGCTTTAACTAGAGGAGGGTTACAAGAGCAGTTAATGAAAATCTGCGAAGCCAGCCAAGTTAGCGCTGTGATGGTGACTCACGATGTCGATGAAGCCTTATTATTATCCGATCGCATTGTGATGTTAACTAACGGCCCAGAAGCCCATATCGGGCAAATTTTAGAGGTGAATATTCCCCGTCCCCGTCAACGGATGGAAGTGGTTAATCATCCTAACTATTATGCCTTGCGAAATGAGATTGTTTATTTTCTCAATCAACAGAAAAAAGCCAAAAAATCAGCCGTCCAAAAAGCTCCTACTGTTATTGCTAAAAATGGTTTAGAAAAAGTTAATTTAGAGATCGGGTTTATTCCCTTAACCGACTGTGCTCCTCTGATTATTGCTAAAGAAAAAGGTCTTTTTGCCGAGTATGGATTAAGTGACGTTACCCTCAGTCGAGAAACCAGTTGGAAACTATTAGGTCAAGGAGTCGTAGAAGGTCGTTTAGACGCGGCGCAAATGGTATCTGGAATGCCCTTAGCCATGACATTAGGCTTCGGTAAAAATCCCCCAGTTCCGATAGTAACGGCCTTAACCTTATCTCGAAATGGCAATGGAATTACCCTAAGTCGTCAATTATATGAACAAGGGGTTAGAACCCTGGAAGACTTCAAATCCTTGATCCAAAAACAGCAGGATAAAGTGCATACTTTGGGCATGGTACATCCGACTTCTATGCACAATTTAATGTTGCGGTATTGGTTAGCAGCCGGAAATATTAACCCCGATCAAGATGTTAATTTAACGGTAATTCCACCGCCTCAAATGCAAGCCAATTTAAAAGCCGGAAATATTGATGGCTATTGTGTGGGGGGGCCGTGGAATTCCCGCGCTGTTTATGAAGATTTAGGATTTGTGATTGCCAATAGTTTTGATATTTTCCCAGAAGGACATACCGAGAAAGTTTTGGGGGTGACAGAAGACTGGGCAAATCGTTATCCTAAAACCCATATTGCGCTAGTAAAAGCATTAATTGAGGCTTGCGAGTATTGCGATGATCGGCGAAATCGGGAAGAAATTTTAGAGATTTTATGCCGAGATGAATATATCGGATCTGCACCGGAATATACAAGATTAGGATTTATTGATCCCTTTCCTAAAGGTGATGGAAAACCCCCAGAATTATTAATCAATTACAATCAATTTTTTGTCGATAAAACCAATTGTCCAGATACGACAGAATTTCTGTGGATCATGGCAGAAATGGCACGATGGGGGATTACACCTTTTCCCAAAAATTGGGTTTCAATTTTAGAACGGGTATTAAGAACAGATGTCTATGGTGAAGCGGCAAGAGAATTAGGTTTACCTTATGTTGGACGCGATCGCCACACAATTAAACTGTTTGATGGCACTCTATTTAATCCGAATGACCCGATTAAATATCTCAAAAATCTCAAAATTAAACAGGAAATTTGGATTGAAGAAATTATCCTTGATCCGATCGCTGCCTAAGCGTCAACAATCAACCGTCAACCCTTAACTGTCCCCAAAAAATTATGCAGACACTAGACAGTATTTCTTCTAAATCAACTTCTCCCTCTAAATCCGATGCCTTTTTGGTGATTGATCAAGTTTCCAAGGTTTATGACACACCCAAAGGTAAATATATTGTGCTTGAAGATGTCAATCTTCAGGTCAAAGAAAGCGAATTTATTTGCATTATTGGTCACTCCGGGTGTGGAAAATCTACGTTATTAAATATGGTGGCGGGGTTTAATCAACCCACAACCGGGGTCGTATCTGTTCAAGGACAATTGATCA
The sequence above is drawn from the Planktothrix serta PCC 8927 genome and encodes:
- a CDS encoding CmpA/NrtA family ABC transporter substrate-binding protein, with the protein product MSKLSRRKFLLTAGVTAAGTIFVHGCTSGTNSSTTASNSSPATTVVPAANINPADAPETPTATLGFIALTDSSPLIIALEKGFFAKYGMTDVKVVKQASWPVTRDNLELGSGGGGIDGAHILSPMPHLMTLGTITKQPVPMYILARLNTNGQAISLGKDYLDAKLTINDSAKFRDIVLAAKNSGKEVKGAMTFPGGTHDLWIRYWLASGGTVPDTDISIIPVPPAQMVANMKVGNMEGFCVGEPWNAQLVNQKAGYTALITGELWKDHPEKAFSMRADWVDKNPKAAKALTMAVLEAQQWCDQPENVEEMCQIVSQDKWFKVPFKDIIERSKGNIDFGDGRVIQASPVAMKFWRDNASYPYKSHDMWFLTEDIRWGYLPPDVDIKATVDKVNREDLWREAAKSLSVPADQIPATTSRGVETFFDGVQFNPDDPQAYLNSLAIKKI
- the ntrB gene encoding nitrate ABC transporter permease encodes the protein MTTSIKARSSSKNPLSFIFDWFNKNRNQIIRPLIAIFIFLAIWQLLCSGENPNLPSPITTVKESWELIVNPFFDNGGMDKGLFWQVLASLQRVAIGFTLSAIVGIALGILIGTNAFMYDALDPLFQILRTIPPLAWLPIALAALQQSNPAAIFVIFITAIWPIIINTTVGVQQIPQDYKNVARVLRLPRSKYFFKVLFPSAVPYIFTGLRIGIGLSWLAIIAAEMLVGGVGIGFFIWDAYNSSRMSAIIVALIYVGVVGLILDRAIGFIASKVVPADQK
- a CDS encoding ABC transporter ATP-binding/substrate-binding protein (This model describes the ATP binding subunits of ATP-binding cassette (ABC) transporters for nitrate transport, or for bicarbonate transport, in bacteria and archaea.), whose product is MSVFVEIDHVHRIFNLPNGEQYIALKNIELKIKKGEFITLIGHSGCGKSTLLNIIAGLDQATEGGIILAGREVREPGPDRMVVFQNYSLLPWLTVRENIALAVDEVYRKLPKTERQDIIEKHIKLVGLRQAADKLPGEISGGMKQRVAIARALAIKPQLLLLDEPFGALDALTRGGLQEQLMKICEASQVSAVMVTHDVDEALLLSDRIVMLTNGPEAHIGQILEVNIPRPRQRMEVVNHPNYYALRNEIVYFLNQQKKAKKSAVQKAPTVIAKNGLEKVNLEIGFIPLTDCAPLIIAKEKGLFAEYGLSDVTLSRETSWKLLGQGVVEGRLDAAQMVSGMPLAMTLGFGKNPPVPIVTALTLSRNGNGITLSRQLYEQGVRTLEDFKSLIQKQQDKVHTLGMVHPTSMHNLMLRYWLAAGNINPDQDVNLTVIPPPQMQANLKAGNIDGYCVGGPWNSRAVYEDLGFVIANSFDIFPEGHTEKVLGVTEDWANRYPKTHIALVKALIEACEYCDDRRNREEILEILCRDEYIGSAPEYTRLGFIDPFPKGDGKPPELLINYNQFFVDKTNCPDTTEFLWIMAEMARWGITPFPKNWVSILERVLRTDVYGEAARELGLPYVGRDRHTIKLFDGTLFNPNDPIKYLKNLKIKQEIWIEEIILDPIAA